In Phragmites australis chromosome 17, lpPhrAust1.1, whole genome shotgun sequence, the following are encoded in one genomic region:
- the LOC133897758 gene encoding PTI1-like tyrosine-protein kinase At3g15890 produces MINRCCCCVAGDHEPEPAAAPAGRRRTNRPSRTPKNRRFEYPWAMYTLKELLQATNNFNESNKLGEGGFGTVYWGRTSKGVEIAVKRQKAITAKAEMEFAIEVEILGRVRHKNLLSLSGFYAGGGERLIVYDYMPNNSLLTHLHPHRGAPASQQHQPLDWPRRVDIAVGATEGLAYLHHEANPHIIHRDIKASNVLLDAEFVPKVADFGFAKLIPDGVSHLTTRVKGTLGYLASEYAMWGKVSESCDVYSFGVLLLELVSARRPLENLPGGVKLEIVQWAAPLVERRKWDRLADPRLAGRFDAQQLSAVVEAAMLCTQSNAESRPAMAEVVEMLRFCGEQRTKEIVPVAPAASIEETTDLDDVTGSSEPLDRRSWKLTKLR; encoded by the exons ATGATCAACCGATGCTGCTGTTGCGTCGCCGGTGATCACGAGCCAGAGCCAGCCGCCGCACCCGCCGGTCGTCGCAG GACGAATCGGCCGTCGAGGACGCCCAAGAACAGGAGGTTTGAGTATCCATGGGCGATGTACACGCTCAAAGAGCTCCTGCAGGCGACCAACAACTTCAACGAGAGCAACAAGCTCGGTGAGGGCGGCTTCGGCACCGTGTATTGGGGCCGCACGTCCAAGGGCGTTGAG ATCGCGGTCAAACGGCAGAAGGCGATTACGGCCAAGGCGGAGATGGAGTTCGCCATCGAGGTGGAGATCCTCGGCCGGGTCCGCCACAAGAACCTGCTCAGCCTCAGTGGCTTctacgccggcggcggcgagcgcctCATCGTCTACGACTACATGCCCAACAACAGCCTCCTCACCCACCTCCACCCCCACCGCGGCGCCCCCGCCTCCCAGCAGCATCAACCCCTCGACTGGCCCCGCCGCGTCGACATCGCCGTCGGCGCCACCGAGGGCCTCGC GTACTTGCACCACGAGGCGAATCCGCACATCATCCATCGGGACATCAAGGCGAGCAACGTGCTCCTGGACGCGGAGTTCGTGCCCAAGGTCGCCGACTTCGGGTTCGCCAAGCTCATCCCGGACGGCGTGTCGCACCTGACAACGCGGGTCAAGGGCACGCTGGGCTACCTGGCGTCGGAGTACGCCATGTGGGGGAAGGTCTCCGAGAGCTGCGACGTCTACAGCTTCGGCGTGCTGCTGCTGGAGCTCGTCAGCGCGCGCCGCCCGCTCGAGAATCTGCCGGGCGGCGTCAAGCTCGAGATCGTGCAGTGGGCGGCGCCCCTAGTGGAGCGCCGCAAGTGGGATCGCCTCGCGGACCCGCGCCTCGCTGGACGGTTCGACGCGCAGCAGCTCAGCGCAGTGGTCGAGGCCGCCATGCTGTGCACGCAGAGCAACGCCGAGAGCCGGCCGGCCATggccgaggtggtcgagatgCTCAGGTTCTGCGGCGAGCAGCGGACCAAGGAGATCGTCCCGGTGGCACCGGCCGCGAGCATCGAGGAGACGACGGACCTGGACGACGTCACCGGCAGCAGTGAGCCGCTGGACAGGCGGAGCTGGAAGCTGACCAAGCTGCGGTGA